The proteins below are encoded in one region of Neisseriales bacterium:
- the rplQ gene encoding 50S ribosomal protein L17, giving the protein MRHCFGNRKFNRPTGHRLAMLRNIVNSLLRHERIVTTLPKAKALRPIVEPLITLGKTASLANRRLAFNRTRDRDIVVKLFGDLGPRFQNRAGGYLSILKYGFRQGDNAPLALVSLVETIPAEVEQAKKDTVVDA; this is encoded by the coding sequence ATGCGGCACTGTTTTGGTAATCGTAAGTTTAATCGTCCAACTGGACATCGATTGGCGATGTTGCGCAATATCGTTAATTCATTGTTGCGCCACGAACGCATTGTGACAACTTTACCCAAAGCGAAGGCTTTACGACCTATTGTGGAACCCCTCATTACATTGGGTAAAACGGCTTCCTTAGCTAATCGCCGATTGGCTTTTAATCGGACAAGGGATCGCGACATTGTAGTCAAGTTATTCGGTGATCTTGGGCCACGCTTCCAAAATCGTGCGGGTGGTTACTTGTCTATTTTAAAATATGGTTTTCGACAAGGTGATAATGCGCCGCTTGCGTTGGTATCGTTAGTGGAAACGATACCAGCTGAAGTAGAGCAGGCAAAAAAAGACACGGTTGTAGACGCGTAA
- the rpmJ gene encoding 50S ribosomal protein L36, which translates to MRVQPSVKKICRHCKIVRRLRVVRVICTNPRHKQRQG; encoded by the coding sequence ATGCGTGTTCAACCTTCAGTTAAAAAAATATGTCGTCACTGCAAGATTGTACGACGTCTTCGGGTTGTTCGTGTAATCTGTACTAATCCTAGGCATAAGCAAAGGCAGGGATAG
- the infA gene encoding translation initiation factor IF-1, producing MAKEDTIQMQGEVLETLPNAMFRVKLENDHVVLGHISGKIRMHYIRILPGDKVTVELTPYDLSKARIIFRAK from the coding sequence ATGGCAAAAGAAGATACGATTCAGATGCAAGGTGAGGTACTAGAAACGCTGCCCAATGCGATGTTTCGGGTTAAACTTGAAAATGATCATGTAGTACTTGGTCATATTTCTGGCAAGATTAGAATGCATTATATTCGTATCTTGCCTGGCGACAAGGTAACGGTAGAGTTAACGCCTTATGATTTAAGTAAAGCGAGAATCATATTTCGTGCTAAATAA
- a CDS encoding phage holin family protein has protein sequence MVDGSSSGSRGSLRELLKALIALIFNRLNLAGIEYKAYTMGQLFGVVWLVLALLALQVAILALLLLIALITPPYLRITLFTLIILVFFGIFVGAILTFKRHLAQLSRPFSATLNEIKKDWSTFIHKR, from the coding sequence ATGGTAGATGGTTCTTCATCAGGTTCTCGTGGTTCATTGCGAGAACTGCTGAAAGCGCTGATCGCTTTGATTTTTAACAGGCTAAACTTAGCTGGCATCGAATATAAAGCCTATACGATGGGTCAATTGTTTGGCGTCGTGTGGCTTGTTTTGGCGTTGTTAGCTTTACAAGTTGCTATTTTGGCGTTGCTGCTTTTAATTGCTTTGATCACACCGCCCTACTTGCGTATTACATTATTTACGCTGATTATACTGGTATTTTTTGGTATTTTTGTCGGCGCTATCTTGACATTTAAACGCCATTTAGCTCAGCTTTCACGACCTTTCTCTGCAACACTAAATGAAATAAAAAAAGATTGGTCCACTTTTATACATAAACGTTAA
- a CDS encoding STAS domain-containing protein, with translation MAMLQAQDGILQVVGTLDQDHIPALLEELSRSVSERNVTIDLSRTEQANSILLAILIDLQRQAKKQGHVVTVINWPQSLLNLITLYSLQALFSIEPAAIEPS, from the coding sequence ATGGCTATGTTGCAAGCACAAGACGGTATCTTGCAAGTCGTTGGTACATTAGACCAAGATCATATACCTGCCCTGCTTGAAGAATTGTCAAGATCTGTGTCAGAACGGAATGTTACGATTGACTTATCCCGTACAGAACAAGCGAACTCTATCTTACTTGCTATTTTGATTGATCTACAGCGCCAAGCTAAAAAACAAGGGCATGTTGTCACCGTCATCAACTGGCCGCAAAGCTTATTGAATTTAATTACGCTTTATTCTCTTCAAGCCTTATTTAGCATAGAACCTGCTGCTATAGAACCGTCGTAA
- the rpsD gene encoding 30S ribosomal protein S4, whose protein sequence is MARYIGPKCKLSRREGTDLFLKSARRSIESKCKIDSVPGQHGKAHARLSDYGTQLREKQKIRRLYSVLERQFRRYFAEAMRRKGSTGENLLQLLETRLDNVVYRMGFGSTRAESRQLVSHCAIAVNGKVVNIPSYAVQLGDVIAVREKAKKQTRIQEALSLNAQSGVSAWVEVDETKMEGILKSLPERADLSSDINEQLVVEFYSK, encoded by the coding sequence ATGGCGCGCTATATTGGTCCAAAGTGTAAACTGTCTCGCAGAGAAGGAACGGATTTATTTTTGAAGAGTGCCCGGCGTTCCATTGAATCAAAATGTAAAATTGACAGTGTACCTGGACAGCATGGCAAGGCACATGCGCGTTTGTCAGATTACGGCACACAGCTTCGAGAAAAACAAAAAATTCGTCGTCTTTATAGTGTACTTGAGCGTCAATTTAGGCGGTATTTTGCCGAAGCGATGCGTCGTAAGGGATCAACGGGCGAGAATTTATTACAGTTGCTAGAGACGCGTTTGGATAACGTAGTCTATCGGATGGGTTTTGGGTCAACGCGTGCGGAATCCCGTCAATTAGTCAGCCACTGTGCTATTGCTGTAAATGGCAAGGTTGTGAATATTCCCTCCTATGCTGTGCAATTAGGGGATGTTATTGCAGTACGTGAAAAAGCTAAGAAACAGACGCGTATTCAAGAAGCTTTATCGCTTAATGCCCAGTCTGGTGTGTCAGCCTGGGTGGAAGTTGATGAGACAAAAATGGAAGGTATACTCAAAAGTCTGCCGGAGCGTGCTGATTTATCAAGCGATATCAATGAACAGCTTGTGGTTGAGTTTTACTCTAAATAA
- a CDS encoding DUF883 domain-containing protein, which yields MVFLSSQKRKGVIVKQQTSKDLLSYVREFLSSTEDLIGVASQEGGEKVRQLHQQAKENLKVAKAQLVKAEKYLANKASDTAHATDEFVHEYPWQAVGIASLVGLLLGLLISRR from the coding sequence ATGGTGTTCTTATCATCGCAAAAAAGAAAAGGTGTCATCGTGAAACAACAAACAAGTAAGGATTTACTCAGTTATGTGCGGGAATTTTTATCCAGCACGGAGGACTTGATTGGTGTAGCAAGTCAAGAAGGTGGAGAAAAAGTTCGGCAACTTCATCAACAGGCAAAGGAAAACTTAAAAGTGGCTAAAGCACAGTTAGTTAAAGCAGAAAAATATCTAGCAAATAAAGCCAGTGATACAGCTCACGCAACTGATGAATTTGTGCATGAATACCCTTGGCAAGCTGTGGGTATTGCGTCGTTAGTCGGGCTGCTGCTCGGTTTACTTATTTCTCGTCGCTGA
- the mnmA gene encoding tRNA 2-thiouridine(34) synthase MnmA produces the protein MQPKQRIVVGMSGGVDSSVTAWLLKKQGHEVVGVFMKNWEDEANNPYCSIKQDALDAIAVADVIGIDIHIVNFAKTYQEEVFADFLAEYAAGRTPNPDVFCNAKIKFKAFLDHAISLGAEAIATGHYANIAVQKQQYYLLKGVDDIKDQSYFLYRLNQYQLSHANFPLGMYRKNTVREIAQQANLPNAYKKDSTGICFIGERPFQTFLQNYLPHQPGVIMTLEGKIVGYHIGLMYYTIGQRKGLAIGGKGKPWYVIDKNIQKNQLIVAQGHNHPHLLKDHLTLTDVSWIAGKTPKLGRYQAKIRYQSVDATCFLEKNERFVLSFQKPQ, from the coding sequence ATGCAACCAAAACAGCGTATTGTTGTTGGCATGTCCGGAGGCGTTGATTCATCAGTGACTGCTTGGTTACTCAAAAAACAAGGGCATGAAGTCGTTGGTGTCTTTATGAAAAATTGGGAAGACGAAGCAAATAACCCCTATTGCTCTATCAAGCAGGATGCTCTCGATGCCATTGCTGTTGCTGACGTCATCGGCATAGATATACATATTGTCAATTTTGCTAAAACCTATCAAGAAGAAGTGTTTGCAGATTTTTTAGCAGAATACGCAGCCGGGCGCACACCGAACCCTGATGTATTCTGCAATGCCAAGATCAAATTCAAGGCGTTTCTAGATCACGCAATCAGTCTTGGCGCAGAAGCTATTGCCACAGGTCACTATGCAAATATTGCAGTACAAAAACAACAATATTATCTTCTAAAAGGAGTAGATGACATAAAAGACCAAAGCTATTTTTTGTATCGCCTCAATCAATATCAGCTTAGCCACGCAAATTTTCCATTGGGTATGTATCGCAAAAACACAGTTCGAGAAATAGCTCAACAAGCCAATCTGCCAAACGCATATAAAAAAGATAGTACGGGTATTTGTTTTATTGGAGAGCGGCCATTTCAAACCTTTTTACAAAACTATTTACCTCACCAACCAGGTGTTATCATGACACTTGAAGGGAAAATTGTTGGGTATCATATCGGTCTTATGTACTATACCATTGGCCAAAGAAAAGGCTTGGCCATCGGCGGCAAGGGCAAGCCTTGGTATGTGATTGACAAAAATATACAAAAAAACCAGTTGATTGTTGCGCAAGGACATAACCATCCCCACCTACTTAAAGACCATTTAACGCTAACAGATGTTAGCTGGATAGCTGGCAAAACACCAAAACTAGGTCGCTATCAAGCAAAAATCCGCTATCAAAGTGTTGATGCAACTTGTTTTTTAGAAAAAAATGAGCGGTTCGTGCTAAGCTTTCAAAAACCGCAATAG
- the rpsM gene encoding 30S ribosomal protein S13, with protein sequence MARIAGINIPNHAHVVIGLQAIFGIGASLARTVCNAVNVNPATKVKDLTDAEMDALRDQVTKHTVEGDLRREVAMNIKRLIDIGSYRGVRHRRGLPCRGQRTRTNARTCKGPIHKTASKK encoded by the coding sequence ATGGCTCGTATTGCTGGCATTAACATACCTAATCATGCTCATGTAGTGATTGGTTTGCAGGCTATCTTTGGCATCGGTGCTTCTTTGGCGCGCACTGTTTGTAACGCAGTGAATGTTAATCCTGCAACTAAAGTAAAGGATTTAACAGATGCTGAGATGGATGCATTGCGTGATCAAGTAACAAAGCATACCGTTGAAGGAGATTTACGTCGCGAAGTGGCGATGAATATCAAGCGGCTGATTGATATCGGTAGCTATCGTGGTGTACGCCATCGTCGCGGATTGCCTTGTCGTGGTCAGCGTACGCGTACGAATGCTCGAACCTGCAAGGGTCCTATCCACAAAACAGCTAGCAAAAAGTAA
- the rpoA gene encoding DNA-directed RNA polymerase subunit alpha, whose translation MPNSPLEFLKPRSVDVKPISPTQARVVMEPFERGYAHTLGNALRRILLSSMPGFAPTEVTIEGVLHEYSTLDGVQEDVVDILLNLKGAVFRLHGRDSVMLQLAKSGEGAVCVRDVILPHDVEAIHPDHVICHLASGGKINMEFKVESGRGYQPVTTRLNREDSHAIGVIHIDASFSPIRRVSFNVESARVEQRTDLDCLILDIETNGAIDAEEAVRVAAKILIDQLSIFADLQSTVVEETVEQVPQVDPIFLSSVDDLELTVRSANCLKTQNIYYIGELVQRTDADLLKTPNLGRKSLDEIKAALTAKGLVLGMVLENWPPAAFEKL comes from the coding sequence ATGCCAAATAGTCCGCTGGAATTTTTAAAACCCCGATCTGTTGATGTCAAACCCATTTCGCCTACTCAAGCACGGGTGGTCATGGAACCATTCGAAAGAGGCTATGCGCACACGCTGGGTAATGCTTTGCGGCGTATCTTATTATCTTCTATGCCTGGTTTTGCACCAACGGAAGTGACTATTGAAGGTGTGCTTCACGAGTATTCAACATTGGATGGGGTGCAAGAAGATGTAGTGGATATTTTGCTGAACCTTAAGGGTGCAGTCTTTCGTTTACATGGACGTGACAGCGTCATGCTGCAGTTGGCTAAATCTGGTGAGGGTGCAGTTTGTGTGCGTGATGTTATCCTACCTCACGATGTTGAGGCGATTCATCCTGATCATGTGATTTGTCATCTTGCGTCGGGTGGTAAAATTAATATGGAGTTTAAGGTAGAAAGCGGCAGAGGTTACCAACCAGTGACAACGCGCCTGAATCGCGAAGATAGCCATGCCATCGGTGTGATTCACATCGACGCTTCATTTTCGCCTATTAGACGCGTGAGTTTCAATGTAGAATCGGCTCGTGTAGAACAGCGCACCGATTTGGATTGCTTGATATTAGATATCGAGACTAATGGAGCTATTGATGCCGAAGAAGCGGTGCGTGTTGCTGCTAAAATTCTGATTGATCAACTTTCTATTTTTGCTGATTTGCAAAGCACAGTGGTGGAGGAAACGGTTGAGCAAGTACCACAGGTCGATCCAATTTTCCTTAGTTCAGTGGATGATTTGGAATTGACAGTGCGTTCGGCAAATTGTCTGAAAACGCAGAATATTTACTATATTGGCGAACTGGTGCAGCGTACCGATGCTGATTTGCTTAAGACACCGAATTTAGGTAGAAAGTCTTTGGATGAAATTAAAGCTGCTTTGACTGCAAAGGGCTTGGTATTAGGTATGGTGTTGGAGAACTGGCCACCAGCTGCTTTCGAGAAACTTTAA
- the rpsK gene encoding 30S ribosomal protein S11, which yields MVKANTAVRTRKRVRRNVSEAVAYVHASFNNTIITIADRQGNTLAWATAGGAGFKGSRKSTPFAAQVAAEQAGKLAQEYGVKNLDVYIKGPGPGRDSSVRSLNALGFKIISISDITPVPHNGCRPPKKRRI from the coding sequence ATGGTTAAAGCAAATACGGCGGTTCGTACTCGTAAGCGAGTACGCAGAAATGTTAGTGAAGCAGTTGCCTATGTACATGCTTCATTTAACAATACCATCATTACCATTGCCGATAGACAGGGGAATACCTTGGCTTGGGCAACAGCAGGAGGTGCCGGATTTAAAGGATCACGCAAGAGCACACCCTTTGCTGCACAGGTTGCTGCTGAGCAGGCTGGTAAATTAGCGCAAGAATATGGTGTCAAAAATCTTGATGTATACATCAAAGGACCGGGGCCGGGTCGCGACTCTTCGGTTCGTTCACTTAATGCATTGGGATTTAAAATTATCAGTATTTCTGATATAACTCCTGTCCCGCATAATGGCTGTCGTCCGCCTAAGAAACGTCGAATTTAA
- a CDS encoding nucleoside deaminase, giving the protein MSCKKNSVVKIAPPSKQDIAFFMDAAYQLACQAEAMGEVPVGAVVVKNQRIIGQGYNTPISRNSPFAHAEIIALQNAAILLHNYRLVDCDMYTTLEPCLMCAGAITQARIRRLIFGTYEPKCGVAGSVIDIFANPQLNVHTSVFGNVDTARCTKQLVQFFQKKRKMITKADPAIIGL; this is encoded by the coding sequence ATGTCTTGCAAAAAAAATTCGGTAGTTAAAATAGCTCCACCATCTAAGCAAGATATAGCTTTTTTTATGGATGCCGCTTACCAATTAGCCTGCCAAGCTGAAGCGATGGGAGAAGTACCAGTAGGGGCTGTAGTGGTCAAAAATCAACGGATTATCGGGCAAGGATACAATACACCAATTAGTCGCAACAGCCCTTTTGCACACGCTGAAATAATAGCGCTACAAAATGCGGCAATTTTACTGCATAATTATCGTCTAGTTGATTGTGACATGTATACCACACTGGAGCCATGTCTGATGTGTGCAGGAGCTATCACACAAGCACGCATAAGACGGCTTATTTTTGGTACCTATGAACCAAAATGTGGTGTAGCGGGCAGTGTAATAGATATTTTTGCAAACCCTCAATTAAATGTGCACACAAGTGTATTTGGGAACGTAGATACGGCACGCTGCACCAAGCAACTGGTGCAGTTTTTTCAAAAAAAGCGGAAAATGATCACTAAAGCAGATCCTGCCATTATAGGCTTATAA